A region of Streptomyces halobius DNA encodes the following proteins:
- a CDS encoding chaplin family protein — protein sequence MAAVVAASGQRQASSGEGRGYSVHGPPVGGCGQGSGLGVGAAYAACASADGLRGCGDGGGAGSGGAGARPYRRGNATFGNSCANQGSPQASGATVAGSGALAGNTGQLPLDLPRNHCGNSGLTCDTTEAINTALDEAEHEGPSVLTPLIVPVVNGA from the coding sequence GTGGCGGCCGTGGTAGCCGCGTCAGGGCAGCGGCAGGCAAGTTCGGGAGAAGGCCGTGGGTACAGCGTTCATGGCCCGCCAGTCGGCGGATGCGGGCAGGGTTCGGGGTTGGGTGTCGGCGCTGCGTACGCGGCGTGTGCGTCAGCGGATGGTCTTCGTGGCTGCGGCGACGGGGGCGGTGCTGGCTCCGGTGGCGCCGGCGCACGCCCTTATCGGCGTGGCAACGCCACGTTCGGCAACAGCTGCGCCAACCAGGGCAGCCCGCAGGCGTCGGGTGCCACGGTTGCCGGCAGCGGAGCCCTGGCCGGGAACACAGGCCAACTACCGCTGGACCTGCCCCGCAACCACTGCGGCAACAGCGGCCTCACCTGCGATACCACGGAAGCCATCAACACCGCTCTCGATGAAGCCGAACACGAGGGGCCGTCAGTCTTGACTCCCCTAATCGTTCCCGTTGTCAACGGCGCGTGA
- a CDS encoding FtsX-like permease family protein: MNQLYYGFLNARRFARRSGASVLTLVLCGMIALSAATVAHGAELAAEESLQTGTSLQQIDLEARNDDSQIKKLTPRNLSAVSGLPHVRQVEPVLQTSFDSGEDNDLPPFLLYATSARSSLLPPLTGKARERVFPLRGHEVVLPSTGDGQDLTGLLGKTVSIGYTKRTGENEGTGAADTVTVVGLYDPSWQIDGPNAAYADNALIAKWAAAREGIDADRYLSTRGYAKATVVTDHPDAVPGILEKLHDQHFFAYSVADRVRELPALLKFFRWGSLGMLVLLTAAAAVAGIGMGSTLLRERVHEIGLLRATGRTRREVFTAFASEITATGLAAGAAATVLGTIAGSLGTWALAHQDTFADQLPTTLTLPSPWVALLTFLLPTTAVLLGSLKPLLTATTIAPTHALRDW; this comes from the coding sequence GTGAACCAGCTCTACTACGGCTTCCTGAACGCCAGGCGGTTCGCGCGCCGTTCCGGCGCCTCCGTCCTGACCCTGGTCCTGTGCGGCATGATCGCGCTGAGCGCCGCCACCGTCGCGCACGGCGCCGAACTGGCGGCCGAAGAGAGTCTGCAGACCGGTACGAGCCTCCAACAGATCGACCTGGAGGCGCGCAACGACGACTCGCAGATCAAGAAGCTCACTCCGCGCAACTTGTCGGCGGTCTCCGGCCTGCCCCACGTGCGCCAGGTGGAGCCGGTCCTGCAGACGTCCTTCGACAGCGGCGAGGACAACGATCTGCCACCGTTCCTGCTCTATGCCACCTCGGCACGATCCTCCCTGCTACCGCCCCTGACCGGTAAGGCGCGAGAGCGGGTCTTCCCGCTGCGCGGGCACGAGGTGGTCCTGCCCTCCACCGGTGACGGCCAAGACCTGACCGGCCTCCTGGGAAAGACCGTCTCGATCGGCTACACCAAGCGCACCGGGGAGAACGAGGGCACCGGCGCCGCGGACACCGTCACCGTGGTCGGCCTGTACGACCCGTCCTGGCAGATCGACGGCCCGAACGCCGCATACGCGGACAACGCTCTGATCGCGAAATGGGCCGCCGCCCGCGAAGGCATCGACGCCGACCGCTACCTGAGCACCCGTGGCTACGCCAAGGCCACCGTCGTGACCGACCACCCCGACGCCGTCCCCGGCATCCTGGAGAAACTCCACGATCAGCACTTCTTCGCCTACTCGGTGGCAGATCGGGTCCGCGAACTACCCGCCCTGCTGAAGTTTTTCCGCTGGGGCTCCCTGGGCATGCTCGTCCTCCTGACCGCCGCCGCCGCTGTCGCGGGCATCGGCATGGGCAGCACCCTGCTGCGTGAACGCGTCCACGAGATCGGCCTGCTCCGCGCCACGGGCCGCACCCGCCGCGAGGTCTTCACCGCCTTCGCCTCAGAGATCACCGCCACCGGCCTGGCCGCCGGCGCCGCGGCCACCGTCCTCGGCACCATCGCCGGCAGCCTGGGCACCTGGGCCCTCGCCCACCAGGACACCTTCGCAGACCAACTCCCCACCACCCTCACCCTTCCCAGCCCCTGGGTAGCCCTGCTCACCTTCCTCCTCCCCACCACCGCCGTCCTCCTCGGCTCCCTCAAACCCCTCCTCACGGCCACCACCATCGCCCCCACCCACGCACTCCGCGACTGGTGA
- a CDS encoding ABC transporter ATP-binding protein, with protein MTTPAVQARAVCLSHRGPRGTVSAVRDASLEIAPGETVALAGRSGSGKTSLLMALGLLTTPDSGTIHIAGQDTSALNDTAASALRRDRIGFVFQSFNLLPQFTALENVTVAHRGGMRAGAEDARRLLEGVGLGHRLRHRPHELSAGEQQRVAIARALVNGPGLLLADEPTGNLDAGTESEVLDVLARQATEQGCAVLLVTHSSDVAARADRTLRMADGVLRPGNHEAPQEPQDDPHDPSQDDPAPASQETHP; from the coding sequence ATGACGACACCCGCCGTACAAGCCCGCGCCGTGTGCCTGAGCCACCGCGGCCCCCGCGGCACCGTCAGCGCCGTACGCGACGCCTCCCTGGAGATCGCCCCGGGCGAGACCGTGGCACTGGCCGGCCGCTCCGGCAGCGGCAAGACCAGCCTGCTGATGGCGCTCGGCCTCCTGACCACCCCGGACTCGGGCACCATCCACATCGCCGGCCAGGACACCTCGGCCCTCAACGACACCGCTGCCTCGGCGCTGCGCCGGGACCGCATCGGATTCGTCTTCCAGTCGTTCAACCTGCTGCCGCAATTCACAGCCCTGGAAAACGTCACCGTGGCACACCGCGGCGGAATGCGAGCCGGTGCCGAAGACGCCCGGAGACTGCTGGAGGGCGTGGGCCTGGGCCACCGGCTGCGCCACCGCCCGCATGAGCTCTCCGCAGGTGAGCAGCAACGCGTGGCCATCGCCCGGGCTCTGGTCAACGGCCCGGGCCTGCTCCTGGCCGACGAGCCCACCGGCAACCTCGACGCCGGCACCGAGAGCGAGGTCCTCGACGTTCTGGCCCGACAGGCCACCGAACAGGGTTGCGCCGTCCTGCTGGTCACGCACAGCTCGGACGTCGCGGCGCGCGCCGATCGCACCCTTCGCATGGCCGACGGCGTGCTGCGCCCCGGAAACCATGAGGCGCCCCAGGAACCCCAGGACGACCCGCACGACCCCTCTCAGGACGATCCGGCACCCGCCTCTCAGGAGACCCACCCGTGA
- a CDS encoding alpha/beta hydrolase has translation MKFGLENLIDEGSVVHVEESRAFAAAKQTAGGQQGPTNYEELKEARSSLPARPADSRAVERIARAGKGQVPVRVTRPSSGGSRATYLDIHGGGFYMDSAIRSDARNARLADALGVTVVSVEYRLAPEHPWPAAPDDCETAALWLIEEGRNVFGTERMLIGGASAGATLATTTLLRLRDRDLVHPVVGAVLQFGAYDLSGQSPGGRLYADEWFIQAYAGHVPDRTDADVSPLYGNLRGLPPTLLVVGTLDILLEDNLAFAARLSAAGNDVDLRVFPESMHGFTSHPTSMATAALDRVEMWLASRLDEHQAPAGTGGERAEIDAQLPRPSPPNGARMPH, from the coding sequence TTGAAGTTCGGGCTTGAGAATCTCATCGACGAGGGATCGGTTGTTCATGTTGAGGAGAGCCGAGCGTTCGCTGCTGCTAAACAGACGGCAGGTGGTCAGCAGGGGCCGACCAACTATGAAGAGCTGAAAGAGGCCCGTAGCAGCCTGCCTGCCAGACCCGCTGACTCGCGCGCCGTCGAGCGCATTGCCCGTGCTGGCAAGGGGCAGGTCCCGGTGAGAGTCACACGACCCAGCTCTGGCGGATCTCGGGCCACCTACCTCGACATTCACGGCGGGGGCTTCTACATGGACTCGGCAATCCGAAGCGACGCCCGTAATGCTCGTCTGGCCGATGCGCTGGGGGTCACTGTGGTGAGCGTCGAGTATCGGCTGGCGCCCGAGCACCCCTGGCCGGCCGCGCCCGACGACTGCGAGACGGCTGCCCTCTGGCTGATAGAGGAAGGCCGCAACGTGTTCGGCACGGAGCGGATGTTGATCGGTGGCGCGTCAGCCGGAGCCACGCTGGCCACGACGACGCTGCTTCGGCTGCGGGACCGGGACCTCGTCCACCCGGTCGTCGGCGCCGTGTTGCAGTTCGGCGCATACGACCTCAGCGGGCAGTCTCCTGGTGGTCGGCTGTATGCCGACGAATGGTTCATCCAGGCGTACGCCGGGCACGTGCCAGATCGAACTGATGCTGACGTATCTCCCCTCTATGGAAACCTTCGTGGCCTGCCGCCGACCCTGCTGGTTGTCGGCACGCTGGACATCTTGCTAGAGGACAACCTCGCTTTCGCAGCCCGGTTGTCTGCAGCTGGCAACGACGTTGATCTCCGAGTTTTCCCGGAGTCGATGCACGGCTTCACCTCACACCCCACCTCCATGGCCACGGCCGCTCTGGACAGGGTTGAGATGTGGCTCGCGAGCCGACTGGACGAGCACCAAGCACCGGCCGGGACAGGCGGCGAGCGTGCCGAGATCGATGCCCAGCTTCCACGCCCCTCACCACCAAATGGGGCGAGAATGCCTCACTGA
- a CDS encoding (R)-mandelonitrile lyase — MHITRERPASQAGPAAHFTGTVWLDEIAAPPSPSRLRMFSVHFAPGAHTARHTHPHGQILHVTEGAGLVQRAGGAVEPIHAGDTVWIAPGERHWHGAAPDTFMTHLATVEAAADGTTTEWEELVGAEEYPGT, encoded by the coding sequence ATGCACATCACCCGGGAACGCCCCGCGAGCCAGGCGGGCCCCGCGGCCCACTTCACCGGCACCGTATGGCTCGACGAGATCGCCGCGCCGCCCTCGCCCTCCCGCCTCCGGATGTTCAGCGTCCATTTCGCCCCCGGCGCGCACACTGCCCGGCATACGCATCCACACGGCCAGATCCTGCATGTCACCGAGGGTGCCGGACTGGTGCAGCGCGCGGGCGGCGCCGTCGAGCCGATACACGCCGGAGACACGGTCTGGATCGCGCCAGGTGAGCGGCACTGGCACGGCGCGGCGCCGGACACCTTCATGACCCACCTGGCCACGGTCGAGGCCGCCGCCGACGGCACCACGACCGAGTGGGAGGAGTTGGTCGGCGCGGAGGAGTACCCCGGCACGTAA
- a CDS encoding DUF4865 family protein, giving the protein MHAMQYAIPLPADYDMEIIRNRVKSKGHLLDDFEGLGLKAYGIRERGVDGSPVNQYAPFYLWADPEAMNRFLTGDGFRGVIRDFGRPAIQHWQGLFHRPGPASSGVPRAFSRRTETLPDSADPAAVIAHALTAHEELATTDGVHSTTLALDPRHWELVHFTLWADAVPESEAGDRYQVLHLSAPGAHRLGAGRQW; this is encoded by the coding sequence ATGCACGCCATGCAATACGCGATCCCCCTGCCCGCCGACTACGACATGGAGATCATCCGGAACCGTGTGAAGTCCAAGGGGCATCTCCTGGACGATTTCGAAGGGCTCGGCCTCAAGGCGTACGGCATCCGCGAGCGCGGGGTCGACGGCTCGCCGGTCAATCAGTACGCGCCCTTCTACCTCTGGGCCGATCCGGAAGCCATGAACCGCTTCCTCACCGGCGATGGATTCCGAGGCGTGATCCGCGATTTCGGGCGGCCGGCCATCCAGCACTGGCAGGGCCTGTTCCACCGGCCGGGCCCGGCCTCCAGTGGCGTCCCCCGGGCCTTCTCCCGGCGGACGGAAACGCTCCCCGACAGCGCCGACCCGGCCGCCGTCATCGCTCACGCGCTCACCGCGCACGAGGAGTTGGCCACGACAGACGGGGTGCACTCCACCACGCTGGCCCTCGACCCGCGGCACTGGGAACTCGTCCACTTCACTCTCTGGGCCGATGCCGTTCCCGAGTCCGAGGCGGGCGACCGCTATCAGGTGCTGCATCTGTCCGCCCCGGGAGCCCACCGGCTGGGCGCAGGACGGCAGTGGTGA
- a CDS encoding phosphotriesterase family protein: protein MGASGPATHPTGPAIRTVLGDIAPADLGICDAHDHLFLRSPQLPGQELDEAGPAAAELAAFRAAGGAAVVQWTPYGMGRGIAELPRLARESGIGIVTATGLHQAAHYAPEALERVHADLAGLFVAELTEGIGGSGGPRAGMIKVAGGFHSLDGHARHTMAAAAEAHHATGAVIGVHLELGTGALDVLDLLCGELGIPPGRVILGHLNRSPDLTVHRLAAEAGAYLAFDGPSRAHHATDWRLPDALAALADAGHGDRILLGGDTTAAGARSVNGGPGMPHLLRRLGPRLAHALGKDLVTRILTANPARAFAADWRWAATGS, encoded by the coding sequence ATCGGAGCATCCGGCCCCGCCACCCATCCCACCGGCCCCGCCATCCGTACCGTCCTCGGCGATATCGCCCCCGCCGACCTCGGCATCTGCGACGCACACGACCATCTGTTCCTCCGCAGCCCCCAACTCCCGGGCCAGGAGCTCGACGAGGCCGGGCCCGCGGCCGCCGAGCTGGCCGCGTTCCGCGCGGCCGGCGGCGCGGCGGTGGTCCAGTGGACGCCCTACGGCATGGGCCGCGGCATCGCCGAACTGCCCCGGCTGGCACGGGAGTCCGGGATAGGGATCGTCACCGCTACCGGCCTGCACCAGGCCGCGCACTACGCTCCCGAGGCGCTGGAGCGGGTCCACGCGGATCTTGCCGGGCTGTTCGTGGCCGAGCTGACCGAGGGGATCGGCGGCAGCGGCGGGCCCCGGGCTGGGATGATCAAGGTCGCCGGGGGTTTCCACAGCCTGGACGGGCATGCCCGGCACACCATGGCCGCGGCCGCCGAGGCGCACCATGCCACCGGCGCCGTCATCGGCGTCCACCTGGAGCTGGGCACCGGGGCCCTGGACGTCCTCGACCTGCTCTGCGGGGAGTTGGGCATCCCACCAGGCCGGGTGATCCTCGGGCACCTCAACCGTTCGCCGGACCTGACCGTGCACCGGCTGGCCGCCGAGGCGGGCGCGTATCTGGCCTTCGACGGGCCGTCCCGCGCCCATCACGCGACGGACTGGCGGCTGCCCGACGCGCTGGCCGCGCTCGCCGATGCGGGACACGGCGACCGGATCCTGCTCGGCGGCGACACCACCGCGGCCGGTGCGCGGTCGGTGAACGGCGGCCCCGGTATGCCGCACCTTCTGCGCCGCCTGGGCCCACGGCTCGCACACGCCCTGGGCAAGGATCTGGTGACACGGATTCTGACCGCCAACCCGGCGCGCGCCTTCGCGGCGGACTGGCGGTGGGCGGCAACGGGGAGCTGA
- a CDS encoding PNPOx family protein — translation MAEEDELLVWTRDDSWKVKRLRSDTRVTVTPCDVRGRIAEGARTVEGTARFLEGAAGLGRVRMAMAGKYGLRFRLMDTGGALLRRGRRPHVGISVTL, via the coding sequence GTGGCCGAAGAGGACGAGCTGTTGGTGTGGACGCGGGACGACAGCTGGAAGGTGAAGCGGCTGCGCAGCGACACGCGGGTGACAGTCACCCCGTGCGATGTGCGCGGCCGGATCGCAGAGGGCGCGCGGACCGTCGAGGGCACCGCCCGGTTCCTGGAGGGCGCCGCCGGGCTCGGCCGCGTCCGTATGGCGATGGCCGGCAAATACGGGCTGCGGTTCCGGCTGATGGACACGGGAGGCGCGCTGCTGCGCCGGGGGCGGCGGCCGCATGTGGGGATCTCCGTGACTTTGTGA
- a CDS encoding NACHT domain-containing protein, protein MSRAGQAGEVGSVFRCELAAHLAVYGLRGRPVSGLDVAAGVWPVRLDFETSDPTDDIRVTFSDGRRAYVSAKRKIGRGRPLEETLTGWVGQVPTLGPDDLLVIAGEELVGPVKNLDRALRRHRAGLRMETGDESRALALLTDRLPSRVRGLVLDRARVLHLPGSTGPAPHRDFLAALMDLVVANAQGHRAVSALADFFHRQAGEALGSSAEDWVAALTASGVTVLPDQGGPVAMRLASRRNAVDSYRTRLTAETGRIDLSLLADDLPPLVVDDLIGGLQIDVEGERTSSFLLQYLRRWRRMLIVGQPGSGKSVAVREIAAHCASHADAPAPIPVSLPRLLKGQPRCLTLDGLVNDAVADTVQDADRGPLAAYLHEEIGQGRVLLLCDGLDECGARAPWVAQQLEGILASLHPSCGFVVTTRTNGQGAAARLGLPRVELAPPQDLDATVDSILVACAKARIPGPDQAAFLATRRAWIKDAKKEHAHLLAVPLLAALLALVCANAPDADLPKGRAALLHRAVEQSVHRWEGLRGTLAPARPWAPALTTGMLLDGFATLGRLLDGEATPPAGRALESLTGMLRDPLRWAMPPAAAGEVAEHVLRFWDEHVAVFVVNGAGELTTRSKVFAEIATAMWARSCGAEELRDWLRHALVHTDSDGAIALAAGLDSRTAEALLDVGETQRAATLMVADLAARGVVTLSDGELERALDQLTDGALGALAGEPVLPRGPGKPPEFFPALWDKTRDAGPWPFVEAACLLALPSTSRRRRVDLVELSELDDTAESIARALCALTDARTDAAPLGGAEIDALRAVLALPLPQDSEMVQKGRRSWEMVGGGRLTPGLEQVALGAAEHLGELPDDAGEYVFALAMHAPGYVAERIYAVLARAGFDTSRRWGNIAAQLRDWASGARDDRAALLSDLVSLHGPCPESTGGDFWSLTALGDLLAATGYSDSPANEIDHAFAHDSAAERRAWLDAMADAYGIDKAAVATQAHHLQQITAPDALLDEWLVVGTPPLVKPSPIPDVGQVLTDAQQMALLACLEADSSWMAWSAANVLINLEGGRVPWDGQELFDRDMTHWPRHRAALFHAVALMTSGDRRPSLLARAASSESADHRVAARMLISAVPRLDPNGSIVEALRQDADLSVRPKDAHQATPAPTHWSCNHCRTVQALDTEDCPGCDDGVRPRS, encoded by the coding sequence GTGAGCAGGGCGGGGCAGGCTGGGGAAGTCGGCAGTGTCTTCCGGTGCGAGCTGGCCGCGCACTTGGCCGTATACGGGCTCCGTGGCCGCCCGGTGTCGGGGCTTGACGTTGCAGCAGGGGTGTGGCCCGTCCGGCTGGACTTCGAGACCAGCGACCCGACCGACGACATCCGTGTCACCTTCTCCGACGGGCGCCGCGCCTACGTGTCCGCGAAGCGGAAGATCGGCCGAGGGCGTCCGCTGGAAGAGACGCTGACGGGCTGGGTGGGACAGGTTCCGACGCTCGGCCCCGACGATCTTCTGGTCATCGCCGGCGAGGAACTCGTCGGGCCGGTAAAGAACCTCGACCGGGCTCTGCGACGCCACCGTGCGGGCCTGCGCATGGAGACTGGTGACGAGTCCAGGGCCCTCGCTCTCCTCACCGACCGGCTTCCGTCACGGGTCCGCGGGCTCGTCCTCGACCGGGCGCGTGTTCTCCACCTACCCGGCTCGACCGGACCGGCACCGCACCGTGACTTCCTGGCTGCCCTGATGGACCTCGTCGTGGCGAACGCGCAGGGACACCGTGCCGTGAGCGCCCTGGCCGACTTCTTCCATCGGCAGGCGGGCGAGGCGCTCGGGAGTTCCGCCGAGGACTGGGTTGCCGCCCTGACCGCCTCGGGGGTGACCGTGCTCCCCGACCAGGGGGGTCCGGTGGCGATGCGTCTGGCCTCCCGTCGGAACGCCGTCGACTCGTACCGCACCCGGCTTACAGCGGAGACCGGACGGATCGACCTCAGCCTGCTCGCCGATGACCTCCCGCCCCTCGTCGTCGACGATCTCATCGGCGGCCTCCAGATCGACGTGGAGGGCGAGCGCACCTCCTCCTTCCTCCTCCAATACCTGAGGCGCTGGCGCCGCATGCTCATCGTGGGGCAACCGGGCTCAGGCAAGTCGGTGGCGGTACGCGAGATCGCGGCCCACTGCGCCAGCCACGCCGACGCCCCCGCCCCGATCCCCGTGTCGCTGCCGCGTCTGCTGAAGGGACAGCCGCGATGTCTGACCCTCGACGGCCTGGTCAATGACGCCGTAGCGGACACCGTGCAGGACGCGGACCGGGGACCGCTCGCCGCGTACCTCCATGAGGAAATCGGTCAAGGGCGCGTGCTCCTCCTCTGCGACGGGCTGGACGAATGCGGGGCGCGCGCGCCGTGGGTCGCGCAACAACTCGAAGGGATTCTCGCGTCTCTGCACCCCTCCTGCGGGTTCGTGGTCACGACACGAACGAACGGGCAAGGGGCCGCGGCGCGGCTCGGCCTGCCCCGGGTCGAGCTCGCGCCTCCACAGGATCTCGACGCAACGGTCGACAGCATCCTCGTCGCCTGTGCCAAAGCACGGATTCCCGGGCCGGACCAAGCGGCCTTCCTTGCAACGCGACGCGCCTGGATCAAGGATGCGAAGAAGGAGCACGCGCATCTGCTCGCGGTGCCGCTGCTCGCCGCTCTGCTCGCCCTCGTCTGCGCGAACGCGCCGGACGCCGACCTTCCCAAAGGGCGTGCGGCGTTGTTGCACCGCGCGGTGGAACAGTCCGTGCACCGGTGGGAGGGGCTACGGGGGACGCTCGCCCCAGCCCGGCCTTGGGCACCCGCCCTGACGACGGGCATGCTCCTCGACGGATTCGCCACGCTCGGACGGCTCCTCGACGGCGAGGCGACGCCTCCAGCGGGACGCGCCCTCGAGTCACTGACCGGCATGCTGAGGGACCCACTGCGATGGGCCATGCCGCCCGCCGCAGCCGGCGAGGTGGCGGAGCACGTGCTCCGGTTCTGGGACGAGCACGTCGCCGTGTTCGTGGTGAACGGCGCGGGCGAACTCACCACCCGCAGCAAGGTCTTCGCTGAGATCGCAACGGCCATGTGGGCACGGTCGTGCGGGGCCGAGGAACTGCGGGACTGGCTGCGCCACGCCCTCGTACACACGGACTCCGACGGGGCTATCGCACTCGCCGCCGGACTCGATTCCCGTACGGCTGAGGCTCTGCTCGACGTCGGCGAGACACAGCGGGCGGCCACCCTCATGGTGGCTGACCTCGCGGCGCGCGGTGTCGTGACTCTTTCCGACGGCGAACTGGAACGGGCCCTGGACCAGCTCACGGACGGTGCTCTTGGCGCGCTCGCGGGCGAGCCGGTACTCCCGCGCGGCCCTGGCAAACCCCCGGAGTTCTTCCCGGCGCTGTGGGACAAGACGCGTGACGCGGGGCCCTGGCCCTTCGTGGAGGCCGCGTGTCTGCTGGCCCTGCCCTCGACATCGCGGCGTCGGCGAGTGGACCTTGTAGAACTGTCCGAGCTCGATGACACCGCCGAGTCGATCGCCCGGGCCCTCTGCGCGCTGACGGACGCCCGCACGGACGCGGCCCCCTTGGGTGGAGCGGAGATCGACGCGCTCCGCGCGGTGCTGGCGCTTCCCCTGCCGCAGGACTCCGAGATGGTGCAGAAAGGGCGACGCAGTTGGGAGATGGTCGGTGGCGGCCGCCTCACACCAGGGCTCGAGCAGGTCGCCCTAGGCGCGGCCGAGCACCTGGGAGAGCTTCCCGACGACGCGGGTGAGTACGTGTTCGCCCTCGCGATGCACGCGCCTGGGTACGTCGCCGAGAGGATCTACGCCGTACTCGCACGCGCGGGATTCGACACGAGTCGGCGTTGGGGGAACATCGCCGCCCAGCTGCGAGACTGGGCATCCGGCGCCCGGGACGACAGAGCGGCTCTCCTCTCGGACCTCGTGTCACTCCACGGCCCGTGCCCGGAGTCCACAGGCGGGGACTTCTGGTCGCTCACCGCCCTCGGCGACCTTCTCGCGGCGACCGGATACTCCGATTCCCCGGCGAACGAGATCGACCACGCCTTCGCCCACGACAGCGCGGCGGAACGCCGGGCGTGGCTCGACGCGATGGCTGACGCGTACGGCATCGACAAGGCGGCCGTGGCCACCCAGGCTCATCACCTCCAGCAGATCACCGCGCCCGATGCCCTGCTGGACGAATGGCTCGTCGTGGGCACACCGCCTCTGGTCAAGCCCTCGCCCATCCCCGACGTCGGGCAGGTCCTCACGGACGCCCAGCAGATGGCGTTGCTGGCGTGCCTGGAAGCGGACTCATCGTGGATGGCGTGGTCGGCGGCGAACGTGCTGATCAACCTGGAGGGAGGTCGCGTTCCGTGGGACGGTCAGGAGCTGTTCGACAGGGACATGACCCATTGGCCTCGCCACCGGGCGGCCCTATTCCACGCCGTCGCCCTCATGACCTCAGGCGATCGGCGCCCTTCGCTCCTGGCACGGGCTGCTTCCTCGGAGTCGGCAGACCACCGAGTGGCGGCGAGAATGCTGATCTCTGCCGTACCGCGTCTCGACCCCAACGGTTCGATCGTGGAGGCGCTGCGCCAGGACGCCGACCTGTCGGTCCGTCCGAAGGACGCGCATCAAGCCACGCCTGCCCCGACGCACTGGAGTTGCAACCACTGCCGGACGGTCCAGGCCCTCGACACCGAGGACTGTCCGGGGTGTGACGACGGTGTGCGCCCTCGGTCCTGA
- a CDS encoding nuclease-related domain-containing protein, translated as MSDLQVSAWKRYGHDRLYVNQSDGKKVAWLDRRTGHLKLLVEEQRGAVLDVLAPYLTAPSLPVAHKVLRSEDDLAGNRPGDALQVKVDELTPGLWRWALARLSGRSLEVDNWRTGLAGERRVGAELERLVRRGWRVLHSIPLAGDVDIDHVLIGPGGAFCINTKCHRGARIWVGDDSVRIGGQSYPYVRKSRAEARRASAALTRACGFPVEVQPALAFVAVADLKVVPSLRDVRVLQERDIAAFKHLKAGWRSDKVELVYTAARDRHTWVRS; from the coding sequence GTGAGCGACTTACAGGTCTCCGCATGGAAGCGTTACGGACATGACCGTCTCTACGTGAACCAGTCGGACGGCAAGAAGGTCGCATGGCTCGACCGTCGCACGGGGCATCTGAAGCTTCTGGTTGAGGAACAGCGGGGCGCGGTACTTGACGTCCTTGCTCCCTATCTCACTGCTCCTTCTTTGCCTGTGGCGCACAAGGTACTGCGTTCTGAGGATGACCTTGCGGGGAACCGCCCGGGAGACGCGCTGCAGGTGAAGGTGGACGAGCTGACGCCCGGCCTCTGGCGGTGGGCGTTGGCCAGGCTGTCCGGTCGGAGCCTGGAGGTGGACAACTGGCGCACAGGACTGGCCGGCGAGCGCCGGGTGGGAGCGGAGCTGGAGAGGCTGGTGCGGCGTGGCTGGCGAGTACTGCATTCCATACCCCTGGCGGGTGATGTTGACATCGACCACGTCCTGATCGGTCCGGGCGGAGCCTTTTGCATCAACACGAAGTGCCACCGCGGGGCGCGCATTTGGGTGGGCGACGACTCTGTTCGCATAGGCGGCCAGTCGTACCCCTACGTGCGGAAGAGCCGAGCTGAGGCGCGGCGGGCCTCAGCTGCGCTGACGCGTGCGTGTGGCTTTCCCGTCGAGGTTCAGCCGGCGCTTGCCTTCGTCGCAGTGGCAGACCTGAAGGTCGTGCCGTCACTCCGGGACGTGCGCGTCCTCCAAGAGCGCGACATCGCGGCGTTCAAGCACCTCAAGGCTGGCTGGCGATCGGACAAGGTCGAGTTGGTGTACACGGCGGCTCGTGATCGCCACACGTGGGTTCGCTCCTGA